Proteins from one Bradyrhizobium amphicarpaeae genomic window:
- the flgA gene encoding flagellar basal body P-ring formation chaperone FlgA → MLNRVGLIVRGLAAVLLVLASVRLAVAEEKRLPVPAVSIRAGELIRDDMIAERAFASNVLGVAMFIEGRQVLVGRMARRALFPGQPIPTNAVEDPWTVARGAMVKVVVEDSGLSIVTYGSAMQSGAAGALIPVRNTDTGVIIRGVVQPDGTVKVMDGS, encoded by the coding sequence ATGTTGAACAGGGTGGGCCTGATCGTGCGCGGGTTGGCCGCCGTGCTGCTGGTTCTGGCTTCGGTGCGCCTTGCCGTGGCCGAGGAGAAGCGGCTTCCCGTGCCGGCGGTATCGATCCGCGCCGGCGAGCTGATCCGCGACGACATGATAGCGGAGCGCGCCTTCGCGTCGAACGTACTCGGCGTCGCCATGTTCATCGAAGGACGTCAGGTCCTGGTCGGCCGCATGGCGCGGCGCGCGCTGTTTCCCGGCCAGCCCATTCCGACCAACGCGGTGGAGGACCCCTGGACCGTCGCCCGCGGCGCCATGGTCAAGGTCGTGGTGGAAGACAGCGGCCTGTCCATCGTCACTTACGGCTCGGCGATGCAATCGGGTGCGGCCGGCGCGCTCATCCCGGTGCGCAACACGGATACCGGGGTGATCATCAGGGGCGTGGTCCAGCCCGACGGCACCGTGAAGGTCATGGACGGGTCATGA
- the flgI gene encoding flagellar basal body P-ring protein FlgI, whose product MTRILLALVLLLSAACAHAAVRIKDIADIKGLRENQIVGYGLVIGLNGTGDTLRNAPFTEQSLQSMLENMGINVRNETTSTNNPPRPTTLRTRNVAAVMVTADLTPSIGPGERMDVTVSSLGDATSLLGGTLVMTSLRAADGAVYAVAQGAITVAGYSVGGQAQNVSQGTPTAGRIPNGALIEREVQGSLHEMEFLVLQLKNPDFVTATRILDAINRFAGGRYRAQIAFERDYRTIVLSKPRHIGPVRFLAEIGELTVEPDTPARVVINERTGTVVIGRDVRISTVAVTHGNLSVRVTEMPVVSQPAPFSRGQTVVVPQTVVEANEAGSQVAILSGVDLQRLVRGLNQIGLKPSGIIAILQAIKTAGALQADVIVQ is encoded by the coding sequence ATGACCAGGATCCTGCTTGCGCTCGTCCTGCTGCTTTCGGCCGCCTGCGCCCATGCCGCCGTCCGCATCAAGGACATCGCGGACATCAAGGGTCTGCGCGAAAACCAGATCGTCGGCTACGGCCTCGTCATCGGCCTGAACGGGACCGGCGACACGCTGCGCAACGCTCCGTTCACGGAGCAGTCCCTGCAATCGATGCTCGAGAACATGGGCATCAACGTCAGGAACGAGACCACGAGCACCAACAATCCCCCGCGTCCGACGACGCTGCGCACGCGCAACGTCGCGGCCGTGATGGTGACTGCGGACCTGACGCCGTCGATCGGGCCCGGCGAGCGCATGGACGTGACGGTGTCGTCGCTCGGCGATGCGACCTCGCTGCTCGGCGGTACGCTGGTCATGACGTCGCTGCGCGCGGCGGACGGCGCCGTCTATGCGGTGGCGCAAGGAGCGATCACGGTCGCCGGTTACAGCGTCGGAGGCCAGGCGCAGAACGTCAGCCAGGGCACGCCGACGGCCGGGCGCATCCCGAACGGTGCGCTGATCGAGCGCGAGGTGCAGGGAAGTCTCCACGAGATGGAGTTCCTGGTGCTGCAGCTGAAGAACCCCGACTTCGTCACCGCAACGCGCATCCTGGACGCCATCAACCGCTTCGCCGGCGGACGTTACCGCGCGCAAATTGCCTTCGAGCGCGACTATCGCACCATCGTGCTGTCGAAGCCGCGCCACATCGGCCCTGTCCGCTTCCTTGCCGAGATCGGCGAGCTGACGGTCGAGCCGGATACGCCGGCACGGGTGGTGATCAACGAGCGTACCGGCACCGTGGTGATCGGGCGCGACGTGCGGATATCGACCGTCGCCGTGACCCACGGCAATCTGTCGGTCCGTGTCACGGAGATGCCCGTGGTGTCGCAGCCGGCGCCGTTCTCGCGCGGGCAGACCGTGGTGGTCCCGCAGACCGTGGTCGAGGCCAACGAGGCGGGATCGCAGGTGGCAATCCTCAGCGGGGTCGATCTGCAGCGCCTGGTGCGCGGGCTGAACCAGATCGGCCTGAAGCCGTCGGGCATCATCGCGATCCTGCAGGCGATCAAGACGGCTGGTGCGCTCCAGGCCGATGTCATCGTGCAATGA